In Oscillatoria acuminata PCC 6304, a single window of DNA contains:
- a CDS encoding Mu transposase C-terminal domain-containing protein → MKTSKFATVFLAGKEFFTGMLEPHSPEPPLPPTSSTELPLDRSDSVEETNIIIRELSEEAQLRMEVIESLLEPCDRATYGEKLREGAKKLGKTVRTVQRLVKKYQSEGLAALSDTSRGDKGQHRIHPFWEDFILKTYAQGNKGGKRMSRKQVALRVEAKAMELGRDDYPSYRTVYRVLTPIIEQKEQKKTARSIGWHGSRLSLKTRAGQDLAVEYSNHVWQCDHTLVDLLLVDRHGVLIGRPWLTTVIDTYSRCIMGINLGFDAPSSQVVALALRHGILPKHYGPEYSLHCEWGTYGIPQHFYTDGGKDFRSNHLTQISVQLGFVCHLRDRPSEGGIVERPFGTLNTELFAALPGYTGSNVQQRSKEAEKEASLTLGELDRLLVRYICDRYNQSIDARLGDQSRFQRWEAGLLAAPPPLSERELDVCLMKEARRRIARGGYVNFQNLTYRGENLAGYGGEWVVLRYHPRDITKILIYLTQKGQEEFLARAYALDLEAEELSLDEAKANAQKIREAGKSVNNRSILHEVHDRQIFVDKKHSDRLKSRKARRQDEQKELRSPQKLVEQPEPEEVEADEILSASESETDVEVLDYDQLQEDWGL, encoded by the coding sequence ATGAAAACATCAAAATTCGCTACAGTTTTTTTAGCAGGAAAGGAGTTTTTTACGGGTATGTTGGAGCCTCATTCGCCGGAACCCCCTCTTCCTCCAACAAGCTCCACAGAGTTACCCCTGGATCGGAGCGATTCCGTTGAGGAAACCAATATTATTATCCGTGAGCTTTCAGAGGAAGCCCAACTTAGGATGGAGGTGATTGAAAGCCTCCTAGAGCCTTGCGATCGCGCCACTTACGGGGAAAAGCTGCGGGAGGGTGCGAAAAAGCTGGGAAAAACAGTTCGCACGGTGCAACGCCTTGTTAAAAAATACCAAAGTGAAGGTTTAGCGGCACTTTCGGATACCAGCCGGGGAGATAAAGGACAGCACCGGATCCATCCGTTCTGGGAAGATTTTATTCTCAAAACTTACGCCCAGGGCAACAAGGGTGGCAAGCGCATGAGCCGCAAGCAAGTGGCCCTCAGAGTAGAAGCTAAGGCTATGGAACTGGGTCGAGACGATTATCCCAGCTATAGGACAGTTTACCGGGTCTTAACCCCAATCATTGAACAGAAAGAACAAAAGAAGACGGCAAGGAGTATCGGTTGGCATGGTTCCCGTTTATCCCTTAAGACTAGAGCGGGGCAAGATTTAGCGGTAGAGTACAGTAACCATGTCTGGCAATGCGATCATACCCTTGTAGATCTCTTACTTGTCGATCGGCATGGCGTACTCATTGGGCGTCCCTGGTTAACGACGGTTATCGATACCTATTCCCGTTGTATTATGGGAATCAATTTGGGCTTTGATGCACCGTCTTCTCAGGTGGTGGCGCTGGCACTGCGTCATGGGATTTTACCGAAACACTACGGCCCTGAATACTCACTGCACTGCGAATGGGGAACCTACGGAATACCTCAACATTTTTATACCGATGGGGGTAAGGATTTCCGCTCGAACCATTTGACTCAAATTTCGGTGCAATTAGGATTTGTTTGTCATCTGCGCGATCGCCCTTCGGAAGGGGGTATTGTCGAGCGTCCGTTTGGGACTTTGAATACGGAACTTTTTGCCGCTTTGCCCGGATACACGGGGTCAAACGTACAACAGCGCTCCAAGGAAGCTGAAAAAGAGGCTTCTTTGACATTGGGGGAGTTGGATCGCCTGTTGGTACGCTATATCTGCGATCGCTACAACCAAAGCATTGATGCTCGCTTGGGCGATCAAAGCCGATTCCAGCGTTGGGAAGCGGGGTTGTTGGCTGCTCCCCCTCCCCTTTCCGAACGCGAGTTAGATGTCTGTCTGATGAAGGAAGCGCGACGCAGGATTGCCCGAGGTGGTTATGTGAATTTTCAAAATTTGACCTATCGAGGAGAAAATCTCGCCGGTTATGGTGGGGAGTGGGTGGTGCTACGGTATCACCCCAGAGATATCACCAAAATTCTGATTTATCTTACCCAAAAAGGCCAAGAAGAGTTTTTGGCTCGGGCTTACGCTTTGGATTTAGAAGCGGAAGAACTGTCCCTGGATGAGGCGAAGGCCAACGCTCAGAAGATTCGAGAAGCGGGCAAGAGTGTTAATAATCGCTCCATTTTACACGAAGTCCACGATCGCCAGATATTTGTAGATAAAAAGCACAGCGATCGCCTCAAAAGCCGAAAAGCTCGTCGCCAGGACGAACAGAAGGAGTTGCGATCGCCTCAAAAGCTAGTAGAACAGCCCGAACCGGAAGAGGTGGAAGCCGACGAAATTCTATCAGCTTCTGAATCAGAAACCGATGTCGAAGTCCTTGATTATGACCAGCTTCAGGAAGATTGGGGGTTGTAG
- a CDS encoding aspartate carbamoyltransferase catalytic subunit produces MATTWTRRHIISLADFVSSEYDTVLQTAASFGEVLSRRMKKVPTLQGQVVANLFFEPSTRTRSSFELAAKRLSADTLNFAPGSSSLTKGETILDTAKTYLAMGTDLMVIRHREAGVPQAIATEMDRLGSRVGVLNAGDGQHEHPSQGLLDLFTICSLLDRDRPRLELLQGKKIAIVGDILHSRVARSNIWSLTAATGAELHLAGPPTLLPQLFADMGVGRAGQLSLHWTVEEALENADFVMTLRLQKERMSQHLLPSLREYHQHYGITRDRLKLCNPNVKLLHPGPVNRGVEISSDLMDDPQFSLISQQVTSGVAVRMALLYLMGGGKVQ; encoded by the coding sequence ATGGCTACTACCTGGACTCGCCGCCACATAATTTCTTTGGCTGATTTTGTTTCTTCAGAATACGATACAGTGCTGCAAACTGCCGCTAGTTTTGGGGAAGTCCTCTCCCGACGGATGAAAAAAGTGCCGACTCTGCAAGGGCAGGTGGTGGCTAATTTATTTTTTGAACCCTCGACGCGCACCCGCAGCAGTTTTGAACTGGCAGCTAAACGACTTTCTGCCGATACCCTGAATTTTGCCCCCGGGTCCTCTTCCCTGACGAAAGGGGAGACGATTTTGGATACGGCTAAAACTTATTTAGCAATGGGAACGGATTTGATGGTGATTCGCCATCGGGAGGCGGGAGTTCCCCAGGCGATCGCCACGGAAATGGACCGTCTGGGCTCCCGGGTGGGGGTCCTGAATGCGGGAGATGGACAACATGAACATCCCTCCCAAGGATTGCTGGATTTGTTTACCATTTGCTCCCTGCTGGATCGGGACCGCCCTCGCCTGGAACTGTTGCAGGGTAAAAAAATTGCCATCGTTGGGGATATTCTACATTCGCGGGTGGCGCGATCGAATATTTGGAGTCTGACAGCAGCCACGGGGGCTGAACTGCATCTGGCGGGACCTCCTACCCTCCTGCCTCAACTGTTTGCAGATATGGGGGTGGGCAGAGCGGGCCAGTTATCGTTACATTGGACCGTAGAAGAAGCCCTGGAAAATGCCGATTTTGTGATGACCCTGCGATTACAAAAAGAGCGGATGAGCCAACATCTCTTGCCTAGTTTGCGGGAGTATCATCAGCATTATGGCATTACCCGCGATCGCCTCAAACTCTGTAATCCGAATGTGAAACTGTTACATCCGGGTCCTGTGAATCGAGGGGTAGAAATCAGTTCCGACCTGATGGATGACCCCCAGTTTAGTCTAATTTCCCAACAAGTGACCTCTGGGGTGGCGGTCCGCATGGCGTTGCTCTATCTGATGGGGGGCGGCAAGGTTCAGTAG
- a CDS encoding TniQ family protein, giving the protein MNPKDIEPWLFQVEPFTEESLSYFLGRFRRANHLTPNGLGQRAGIGAVVTRWEKFYLSPFPTPEEWQALASVVGVEVDRLLEMLPPRGVTLKPKPIMLCGACYGEAPYHRIQWQFKENSGCVSEAPAKQARHPLRLLSKCTNCGTPFPIPALWHQGECLRCFLPFATMAKRQKSL; this is encoded by the coding sequence ATGAATCCCAAAGACATAGAACCTTGGTTGTTTCAGGTAGAACCGTTTACCGAAGAAAGTCTGAGTTACTTTTTGGGACGATTTAGACGCGCCAATCATCTCACGCCGAATGGTTTGGGTCAACGGGCTGGTATTGGTGCAGTGGTGACACGATGGGAGAAGTTTTATCTCAGTCCGTTTCCAACGCCGGAGGAGTGGCAAGCTTTGGCGAGTGTGGTGGGGGTGGAAGTTGATCGCCTGCTGGAGATGCTACCGCCAAGGGGGGTGACGCTGAAACCCAAACCGATTATGCTCTGTGGTGCTTGTTATGGGGAGGCTCCCTATCACCGGATCCAGTGGCAGTTTAAGGAGAATTCCGGGTGCGTTAGCGAAGCTCCTGCGAAGCAGGCTCGCCACCCGTTGCGTTTACTCTCAAAATGCACGAACTGCGGTACGCCGTTTCCAATTCCAGCGTTGTGGCACCAGGGAGAGTGCCTGCGCTGTTTTCTGCCGTTTGCAACGATGGCGAAGCGTCAGAAGTCTCTCTAG
- a CDS encoding DUF1993 domain-containing protein → MSHQNIDSIITVFQSRLTTLEHLLKLAQKHFGESEAFLDKRIATDMLPFGTQIAFTCNQPRNFALWSNGKPMNNLAPEVTSIAAAYEHIANTQELLSSIHTEDEKLNELVRIDSQDRYIEIFGHAYVNDFLIPNFYFHLVTAYDILRMAGVPIGKQDYMMHLVPLIQKA, encoded by the coding sequence ATGTCCCATCAAAATATAGATTCAATCATAACCGTTTTCCAAAGCCGCCTAACGACTCTTGAACACCTCCTGAAGTTAGCTCAAAAGCATTTCGGTGAGAGTGAGGCGTTTCTGGACAAGCGTATTGCGACTGATATGCTGCCCTTCGGTACGCAGATTGCTTTTACCTGCAATCAGCCTCGCAACTTTGCTTTATGGAGTAACGGCAAGCCGATGAATAATCTTGCTCCAGAAGTTACATCTATCGCGGCAGCCTACGAACATATAGCGAATACCCAAGAACTTCTTTCAAGCATTCACACCGAAGATGAAAAGCTCAATGAGTTGGTGCGCATCGACAGCCAGGATCGTTACATCGAGATATTTGGTCATGCCTATGTCAACGATTTTCTAATTCCCAACTTCTACTTCCATCTGGTTACGGCTTACGATATTCTTCGCATGGCTGGCGTACCCATTGGAAAGCAAGATTACATGATGCATTTAGTGCCCTTAATTCAAAAAGCATGA
- a CDS encoding GerMN domain-containing protein, translated as MQEVFHSNSILKKYITQPFVGITLVILLSVTGCGTPPTTTDPGMPSSPSNGAVSPEIQQPQSVAMANVTIYEVDPQCQELLPQTVSVPSDRPIEAAVGEVIQNAGTVDFNIVGYRVTVDNTTGVATVDLRADPNSQRQFVSLSSCERFSLFGSLERTLTENPQWQIQSVEFTERGEPLDI; from the coding sequence ATGCAAGAAGTTTTTCACTCGAATTCTATCCTCAAAAAATATATAACCCAGCCGTTCGTTGGCATCACTCTTGTGATTTTATTGTCCGTGACCGGCTGTGGGACGCCACCCACCACCACGGATCCCGGGATGCCCTCATCCCCTTCCAATGGGGCGGTTTCTCCGGAGATCCAACAACCCCAGTCCGTGGCAATGGCCAACGTAACGATTTACGAAGTAGACCCCCAGTGTCAAGAATTGCTGCCGCAAACGGTGTCAGTTCCCAGCGATCGCCCCATTGAGGCGGCAGTGGGTGAAGTCATCCAAAATGCCGGGACCGTTGATTTTAATATCGTCGGTTATCGGGTCACCGTGGATAACACCACGGGAGTTGCCACGGTGGATCTGCGGGCGGATCCCAATTCTCAAAGGCAATTTGTCTCCCTGTCTAGCTGTGAGCGGTTTTCCCTCTTCGGCAGTCTGGAGAGAACCTTAACGGAAAATCCCCAGTGGCAGATCCAGTCTGTGGAATTTACGGAGCGCGGAGAACCCTTGGATATTTAA
- a CDS encoding anti-sigma factor family protein: protein MNPNYESHHAPQKPALGGSRSFNLTDRNQPMALWNSVTPDSAQLDDDLCADHFELLSAYLDGEVTETERQQVEGWLENDASLRDLHSRLLTLHQGLTSLPAPPQTQPVDVLLQGVFSRIDEIEQQEAVTPLVADRPVAAISADRFELLSAYLDGEVTETERQQVESWLSSDASLRDLHSKLLTLHQEWVSLPAPTEAQPVDALLNGVFSRIDAIEQQEAVTPLVADRAIAAISADRVELLSAYLDGEVTETERQQVESWLSSDASFRDLHSQLLTLHQEWVSLPAPAEAQPVDALLNGVFSRIDEIEQQEAVMPLVGDRAIAAICADRFELLSAYLDGEVTETERQQVESWLSSDAALRQVHAGLLTLRQELVSLPAPAEAQPVDALLSAVFSQIDAIEQQEAVMPLVGDRAVAAIPAEQFELLSAYLDGEATRAESEQVESWLSSDATFRQVHSRLLNLRQELVSLPAPLETQPVDALLTGVFSRLDHLEQLEAKIPMVSEGENVAIAAGRFELVSAYIDGEATQSERRQVQEWLDCDPEVKRLYLNLIKLRETVQVLPVPAPVQPVQETVQNLFRRLDRQRQRRVLWGGVAIAALVLAGLSSLIFRDRTYSPQMATVPAETQTPSERLMIALNGPVVEIPEDPEATEPTPIESRALFVE, encoded by the coding sequence ATGAATCCTAACTATGAATCCCATCACGCTCCCCAAAAACCAGCCCTAGGGGGTTCACGATCTTTTAACTTAACCGATCGCAATCAGCCAATGGCACTATGGAATTCCGTGACCCCAGACTCAGCCCAGCTTGACGATGATTTGTGCGCCGATCATTTTGAGCTACTCAGCGCTTACCTCGACGGTGAAGTAACTGAGACTGAACGTCAGCAAGTTGAGGGCTGGCTAGAAAATGATGCCTCACTCCGAGACTTACATTCGAGACTCTTAACTCTGCATCAGGGATTGACCTCCCTCCCGGCACCACCGCAGACCCAGCCTGTAGATGTCTTGCTCCAGGGTGTCTTTAGTCGGATTGACGAAATCGAACAACAAGAAGCCGTCACGCCTCTAGTTGCCGATCGCCCGGTTGCTGCTATTTCTGCTGATCGTTTTGAGTTACTCAGTGCTTACCTTGATGGTGAGGTGACTGAAACTGAACGTCAGCAAGTTGAAAGCTGGCTCTCCAGTGATGCCTCACTGCGAGATTTACATTCAAAACTCTTAACTCTGCATCAGGAATGGGTTTCCCTCCCGGCACCAACGGAGGCGCAACCTGTAGATGCCTTACTCAATGGCGTCTTTAGTCGGATTGATGCAATCGAACAACAAGAAGCCGTCACGCCTCTAGTTGCCGATCGCGCAATTGCCGCTATTTCTGCCGATCGCGTTGAGTTGCTCAGTGCTTACCTTGATGGTGAGGTGACTGAAACTGAACGTCAGCAAGTGGAAAGCTGGCTCTCCAGTGATGCTTCATTCCGAGACTTACATTCGCAACTCTTAACCCTGCATCAGGAATGGGTTTCCCTGCCGGCACCGGCGGAGGCGCAACCTGTCGATGCCTTACTCAATGGCGTCTTTAGTCGGATTGACGAAATCGAACAACAAGAAGCCGTCATGCCTCTGGTTGGCGATCGCGCCATTGCCGCGATTTGTGCCGATAGATTTGAGTTGCTCAGTGCCTACCTCGATGGTGAGGTGACTGAAACTGAACGTCAGCAAGTGGAAAGCTGGCTCTCCAGTGATGCGGCACTCCGTCAGGTCCATGCAGGACTCTTAACCCTGCGTCAGGAATTAGTTTCCCTCCCGGCACCGGCAGAGGCGCAACCTGTGGATGCCTTGCTCAGTGCGGTCTTTAGTCAGATTGACGCCATCGAACAACAGGAAGCCGTCATGCCTCTAGTTGGCGATCGCGCCGTTGCTGCTATTCCTGCCGAGCAATTTGAGTTACTCAGTGCCTACCTCGATGGTGAGGCAACTCGTGCCGAATCTGAACAGGTGGAAAGTTGGCTGTCCAGTGATGCCACATTCAGACAGGTCCATTCGAGACTCTTAAACCTCCGTCAGGAATTAGTCTCCCTCCCGGCACCGTTGGAAACGCAACCTGTCGATGCTTTACTCACGGGAGTCTTTAGTCGCCTTGACCACCTCGAACAATTGGAAGCTAAAATTCCGATGGTTTCTGAAGGGGAAAATGTGGCAATTGCGGCGGGACGCTTTGAATTGGTCAGTGCTTATATCGATGGCGAAGCAACTCAGAGCGAACGTCGTCAGGTTCAAGAGTGGCTCGACTGCGATCCCGAGGTGAAGCGCCTGTATTTGAACTTGATTAAACTACGCGAAACGGTGCAAGTTTTGCCAGTGCCTGCGCCGGTGCAACCTGTGCAAGAAACGGTCCAGAACTTGTTCCGACGCCTCGATCGCCAGCGTCAGCGGCGGGTTTTATGGGGTGGTGTCGCGATCGCTGCTTTGGTTTTAGCAGGGTTGTCGAGTCTCATCTTCCGCGATCGGACCTACAGTCCTCAAATGGCAACGGTCCCAGCAGAAACCCAAACGCCTTCTGAACGCTTGATGATTGCCTTAAATGGTCCAGTTGTCGAGATTCCGGAAGATCCAGAAGCCACCGAACCCACACCCATTGAATCCCGCGCCCTGTTTGTGGAATGA
- a CDS encoding TniB family NTP-binding protein → MADKNAQAVAEELGSLPSATPDLQAEIDRLRRKSFVQLEQVKILHDWLEGKRKSRQCCRVVGESRTGKTLACDAYRLRHKPSQEPGKPPIVPVVYIQIPQECASREFFRAILEHLKYQLPQGRLGDIRNRTIQVIKNCKVEMLIIDEADRFKPKTFAEVRDIFDHLGISVALVGTDRLDAVIKKDEQVYNRFRACYRFGTLSGEQFQKTVDIWEKEVLKLPVALNLTRKVC, encoded by the coding sequence ATGGCTGATAAAAATGCACAAGCTGTCGCCGAGGAGTTAGGGAGCCTTCCGTCTGCCACTCCAGATTTACAAGCCGAGATCGATCGCCTGCGGCGCAAGAGCTTCGTTCAACTAGAGCAAGTAAAGATTTTGCATGACTGGTTAGAAGGCAAGCGCAAATCACGACAATGTTGCCGGGTGGTTGGCGAGTCGCGGACGGGTAAAACACTAGCTTGTGATGCCTATAGGCTCCGGCATAAACCCAGTCAAGAACCCGGTAAACCTCCCATCGTGCCTGTTGTTTACATTCAAATTCCCCAGGAATGTGCGTCGAGAGAGTTCTTTAGAGCCATCTTGGAACATCTCAAATATCAGTTGCCCCAAGGCAGGCTGGGGGATATCCGCAACCGGACGATCCAGGTGATTAAAAACTGTAAAGTTGAGATGTTAATTATTGATGAGGCTGATCGCTTTAAACCGAAAACATTTGCCGAAGTTCGAGATATCTTCGACCATTTAGGAATTTCAGTCGCTTTGGTGGGAACCGATCGCCTAGATGCGGTCATCAAAAAAGACGAACAGGTTTACAATCGCTTTCGCGCCTGTTACCGATTTGGTACGTTGTCAGGTGAACAATTTCAGAAAACGGTAGATATTTGGGAGAAAGAGGTTCTGAAATTGCCTGTCGCCTTGAATCTTACCAGAAAAGTATGCTGA
- a CDS encoding sigma-70 family RNA polymerase sigma factor — MSYTPSTSWQTGEATNSQASVQPDKLSNYDLVLRCQEGLSPDRSAFAELLRRYQSHVDKILYHLAPDWQDRADLAQEVWIRVYRNVKRLNDPVKFRGWLSRIATNLFYDELRKRKRVRDPLSLDAPRMLEDGQMDWEIAADEPGPEDDLTTREFYDQLRAAIADLPEVFRTTIVLREIEGLAYEEIAEITGVSLGTVKSRIARARQRLQVQLQTYLDS, encoded by the coding sequence ATGAGTTACACTCCTTCTACATCCTGGCAAACGGGTGAGGCTACTAATTCTCAAGCCTCAGTGCAACCAGATAAACTGTCAAATTACGATTTAGTCCTGCGCTGTCAGGAGGGTCTGAGTCCTGACCGTTCTGCCTTCGCTGAACTGCTACGCCGTTATCAGTCTCATGTGGACAAAATTTTGTACCACTTGGCTCCTGATTGGCAAGACCGGGCAGATTTAGCACAGGAAGTTTGGATTCGGGTTTACCGCAATGTCAAACGGTTAAACGACCCGGTTAAATTCCGGGGTTGGTTAAGCCGCATTGCTACAAATTTGTTCTACGATGAGCTCAGGAAGCGCAAGCGGGTGCGCGACCCCCTCTCTTTAGATGCCCCTCGGATGTTAGAGGATGGGCAGATGGATTGGGAAATCGCTGCTGATGAACCTGGTCCCGAAGATGATTTGACCACCCGCGAATTTTACGACCAATTACGCGCCGCGATCGCGGATTTACCTGAAGTATTCCGCACGACTATCGTTCTGCGGGAAATTGAAGGGTTAGCTTATGAAGAAATTGCTGAAATTACCGGCGTTTCTCTCGGCACTGTAAAATCCAGAATTGCCCGCGCCCGTCAGCGTCTGCAAGTTCAACTTCAAACTTATTTGGACAGTTAG
- a CDS encoding nuclear transport factor 2 family protein, which translates to MTNNSIPEWMLQLFSNVDSKNTDGFVQFFTPDGYFRFGNNAPATGQAEVFQAVTGFFEMIDGIQHDFRQAYKAGDAEILEGYVTYTKTGGQVLDPIPFCCVFEMRGEKIFGYRIYVDAAPLFAA; encoded by the coding sequence ATGACCAACAATTCGATCCCCGAGTGGATGCTCCAACTGTTCAGCAACGTCGATAGCAAGAACACGGACGGCTTCGTCCAGTTCTTCACCCCCGACGGCTACTTCCGTTTCGGGAACAACGCGCCCGCGACCGGGCAGGCCGAGGTGTTCCAAGCTGTGACGGGGTTCTTCGAGATGATCGATGGCATCCAGCACGACTTTCGCCAAGCCTACAAAGCGGGGGACGCCGAGATCCTTGAGGGCTACGTGACCTACACCAAGACGGGCGGTCAGGTCTTGGACCCCATCCCCTTTTGCTGTGTGTTCGAGATGCGCGGCGAGAAGATCTTCGGCTACCGCATCTACGTGGACGCGGCCCCCTTGTTCGCGGCCTGA
- a CDS encoding molybdenum cofactor biosynthesis protein MoaE, which produces MTNPTLSTPVPEAIASPKGDRFALTFAPLSLEEVYALADDPGNGAVVVMSGMVRNQTDGKPVVALEYQAYAPMAVAVFEQIAASIRSSWPDIKRVVIFHRTGRLQIGEISVLVAVGSPHRREAFEACQYAIDTLKHNAPIWKKEHWADGSSSWVSIGACETQDE; this is translated from the coding sequence ATGACCAACCCAACTTTATCAACCCCGGTCCCGGAAGCGATCGCCTCCCCAAAAGGCGATCGCTTTGCCCTGACTTTCGCCCCCTTATCCCTAGAAGAAGTTTATGCCCTAGCTGATGACCCAGGCAATGGGGCGGTGGTGGTCATGAGTGGCATGGTTCGCAATCAAACCGATGGGAAACCCGTGGTTGCCTTGGAGTATCAAGCCTACGCACCAATGGCGGTGGCAGTTTTTGAGCAAATTGCAGCCTCGATCCGGTCCAGTTGGCCCGATATTAAGCGGGTGGTGATCTTTCATCGCACGGGGCGCTTACAGATTGGCGAAATTAGTGTGTTAGTGGCGGTGGGTTCTCCCCATCGCCGGGAAGCCTTTGAAGCCTGTCAGTATGCGATCGATACCCTCAAGCACAACGCCCCTATCTGGAAAAAAGAACATTGGGCTGATGGTTCTAGTTCTTGGGTCAGTATTGGGGCTTGTGAAACCCAAGACGAATAA